The Triplophysa rosa linkage group LG15, Trosa_1v2, whole genome shotgun sequence genomic sequence TAGATTTACTGTCAATATTTTACACCAGAAGATACACCACTAAATAATTAATAGATTCCTTAACACTCAACGTGAAAGGAAGAAAGACCAATGGTACCTTCGCGTTCTTCCAGTTGGAAATGCAGGGAGGAATCTTCCATTCCTGCTGTTCTTTGACTGTCATCTGTAGAAGAAGAGAAACAATACAAAGACGCCAagatgtgatgtttttagaaATGGTCTTCAGACAGGTTCAGAGGGTTGAGAGTAAACAAAGGCAGTGCTCAGATCGATAGTTAGTTATAACCAGAATGCTAGTGTTTCTCACCTTTCTGCTCGGAGAGTGCATAACAGGAGCAGGAGGGGACGGGGGTCCACGGGGAATCTTTTTATTGATTCTGTTGGAAACCCAAAACATTGTAAGTTAATTTACCACCCTTTTTCTTATATGGTGTTCAAGCTGAATGTTTTTTAACTACATACTTGAAACGTGGGGGTTCCATGGGATCTTTCTGCATCTCCACCATACGGATGACCCGCTGTTTGGCACCAGAGTTAAACGCGAGTCCTTGCTGGGAGGGTGTGTACCTTTACGAAATATACAGATGTGTGACGACAACAACAAATATCGAAAATGCTGACAACATCCTTGAATGCAAAAAGCAAAACGTACAGGATTACTACTTTAAACGCTCAGTAACACTGCCCAGCTTTATTTCCACTTTAAGTCCATTATATCATATCCTAACCAGGTTATTGTGCTGAACAGTTGTAACAAGTTTCAGAGAATGAATTATCAGTGGAACCGCTCTTACCGTATGTACTGCGCTGGCGCCAGTTTGTCGGCAGCACGTACAGGCATGGCCGCTGCGATTTTCTGCGAGACTTGTTTACTCAGAGCCTCTCTGGTTTTCTCTGTAAGCTGCACCAGAAAAACCAAGAAACTAATGTAGGAATGATTGAACTGGCACTGATATTGACTACTGGTTTCATGACATCCCTATTTAAATCTAAGGTGGGTAACTCACCTCTTTCACCGCCTCCTCATCAGGTTTCTGCAACTCTGGAGCTTCATCATTTAAAACTTCCTTAGGAAGCATGTCTGTGTATTTACTAAAGACGACCTATAGAAAAAACAATCCACAAATGAATAAGAACACACTCTCTCTGGCCTTTAAGGTGTAAGCCAGTAAATTATGATGAAGAAATCAATAGCACATGAGCATCAGGCACCTTGTCTTTGCTTTGACCCTGCCTGGCAATGGCATCATATTTGATCTTGCCCTCTGCATCCACCTGTACAGCCAGAGCATTGGAGGTTCTTTTCTTCCTGCCCATTTCCAGGGGATACTGGGCCACATGAACCTCTGGAAAGGCTCCTCCATCTCCAAAGTCCTTTAAAAAGACAACAGAACAACTGTGACATGCCAAAGCATGCTGTAGTGATGAAGTATTCCAGGCTTTTGTTCACTCAAGCTTTTAGGTTAAATAATGAGGTTGACGGACATCTTCTTGGCATGACACAGGATGCTAACAGGACTAATGTTGCAGTACCTCTAGAGAACGTGGCACCCATGATTTTCTGAATCCGTATGAAGGGAGTTCTCTTCGGGTGGAGACTAAGGCAGTTGATCTCTGTGCACGAGATCTCTCCTCGGCCTCAAGCTGGTCCTGAGACAGCTGGGTGGGTGCAggaagaaaactaaaaaaaaaaggcAAAAGCAAAGTTGAGAGGTGGCTATACAAAGGATCAAAAGgaatttcagactttttttaGGATATCAAATGTGAATGGTGTAGAAATGTAGAGAGCTAAGTCACCCTAAATGATAGGTAATATCAATTTCATTCCCAATTCATTTGtattcacttttatttaaaattaaacgACATACAGTACGGGCgagcaaatgaaaataaaactttcaaaatacatttcagtTTTACTATAATTCAAAAACGATAGTGATTATTAGATACTTTATTTGTTCAACACAACTAGATACTAACGTTACACGTCCGCTGAAACCAGTACGATGTAATTTATAATCCAATCTCTAGGAATGGGCCAATATGTGCATGTTCTAGTCTATTTTAAGTAGAATAAGTTCTAATAATTAAATTGTGTGTGCGTAAAACTAAATAAAGCCAATGTGTGTCGTGTTTGTGGTCAGTAACGTAAACGTTAGAGTCACTTTTCATTTCATGTGGATTAGCATTAGCATCTTAGCTGTTAGCACAAAGAACACAACACCGTAGGCCTCGGCAGCTCAAGTAACACAACGCAGACAATAAATACCATACATTGTCTCTAAACAAAACAGATGAGGGCGTAAAAAAAGGATACAtctctttaaaaaaactttcatacAAAGGCAGAAGAGTAAAATCCCCAAAACAGATTCAATGCAACTTACCTAGTCAACGACATCTTTACCACTTCTGCACAGCGTGACGTCACGCTACTGAAATAACCTCTCGCGATGGTTGGGGAAGGAGGTCCTGGCTGCAGGATGCAGTACGGGGCGGTGCTACATATCTCTCCCTACGcgtctcattggttagtggttGGGTAATATTGGGCGGGTCTATGTGTCGTCTCGCCCTAACCACGCCTTATTGGTTAAACACAAGTAATGACGTCGATTCCTCAGTATGTGTCACTTCCTCTATGTCTAGCATCACGGTGAGAGTGAGTACACggtctgtattttggcagtttTTTTCATAAGGTTTAATCCCCACGTTTAATGAACTTGATTGCCATTGATAAACAATTGaatagttcagatgcaaaaccctctaaatgCCACATTCTGCCCTGTCGgaaatatatgttattaatgGATAAAATGCTTGCTTGACAATGCCAGACAGCTGTTTTAGTTGCCAGTAATTGTATGTAgacacatatttacacacacgtaaatgtaatgcaagttGTTTATCGTTGTAATTTTATGTTGGTTATATATGCTTATGttgtagtattttttttaatcatgctaTATTCgtatacattttaatcatttattgtaATTGAAATAAAGTGAATGATGTAATTCAGTAaatgtgtttgcttgttttttataGACAAGGAACATTGAAGCTATGTTAGATAAATTATAAGCATGATTGTAAAGGCAACACACGAATTGGCTATTAAAATTATGAATGTATAAACCTAaagagaaacaatgtttttggacTGTTTTCTTAGAAATTTTCTTCACTTAGaaataaaaattaacatatttatatgaaacagtaataatgttcagtagacttttgtcatttttcttttatctttataTTTCTCTAAAATTTTCTCTTAGAACATTCTGAAGGGCCCCGGATCACAGTTTGAAAATCCCTGgattaaataacagtaatagAAAAAAGTAGGATAATAAACAGTGGCGGCCGGTCAATAGGGGGCGCTGGGGCGCCGCCCCCTTAAAGTTATCCAGAGAAGAAAGCtactttaatatgccaacaataagtttaatatatatcgcaaattaataacgtaataaaataatttagtcgtactattccaccgttagtcatattatcatttattaaaaaatcaaaaaatcaaaattgtattttgttcatacgtgtgcggggcgccggacaaacgagtgtgtatgtaggcacgaacatttttgaaaagcatgtgatttgAGGCTGAGCTCTAATTGGCTTGTTTCAAATCGTCCTTGGGGCGCAGCACTCTGCGCCCCAAACCCTCCCACTTTTGTTGTAAGcgaatcaatattgtttttatatttttggcctcaTGTGATTGGACCGTTCTTAACGCCTCTCATTACAGCCcagcagattgtcatttgactgacaggtactgattaacgtggaagcaagcgaaattatctcgagatgaaagaaaattcggttttatctttacaagaatacccgttccaaaggcgttcagatgaagaaaaaaaacggatCAAGGAGCTTGGACCAGATCGACCCAACTTGCAAATTCAGCAGCAGTCAAGTGATCGCGGTCGACTCGGTGCTTTTCCGGCACTTCTTATGGAAAACGGAGTTGGCTAGCTGGATGCGATGTAAGTCatgccttttattgttttccctgtttgctgtttcaaagtcttggcaccgaaacgttgtggacaacaacaggggtttgcgatttaaaacatctctctgataagtgcaagcgacatgaaagtagccgcagccatcttgacaaggctatgaggctccagttttttgggaagcttagcattgctgaatagtgatgggtcgttcttgaacgattcgttcattttgaacgaatctttaatgtgactcgagAAGAAAGAGTCGTcgtagggagtgattcgttcagccgcgcatgcgcattgcgcaacattctatgggtcctgtactggaattcaagaagaacgaacgattcaaacccgaagactcgagaggtgaactaatcaattctctttccggctcagacctcattggtttagcttacgacgctgtcacgtgatgaacgaaggagcaaacccgaagactcgagaggtgaactaatcaattctctttccggctcagactgcattggtttagcttacgacgctgtcagtgatgaacgaacgattcaaacccgaagactcgagaggtgaactaatcaattctctttccggctctgactgcattggtttagcttacgagctgtcacgtgatgaacgaaggagtcaaacccgaggactgagaggtgaactaatcaattctctttccggctctgactgcattggtttagcttacgacgctgtcacgtgatgaacgaaggagtcaaacccgaagactcgagaggtgaactaatcaattctctttccggctctgactgcattggtttagcttacgacgctgtcacgtgatgaacgaaggagtcaaacccgaagactcgagaggtgaactaatcaattctctttccggctctgactgcattggtttagcttacgacgctgtcacgtgatgaacgaaggagtcaaacccgaaggacttgtcagataagaggtgtggtgagctaatcatagactaaagacccaggtaaacaatgaattaatcttttctgtttcttatagcattatagttttgtattgtttgtaatgtgatcaacgtttgcataatgaacgaaatgaacgatatgactcgaaaaaagattcgttcattttgctgaacgagactcaaagatccgagtcagtaaaatgatccgaattCCCATCACTATTGCTGAACAGCTAGATGAAGGCTACAGGATTGGCATTAGAAGGCACAATGAAGAGGTCACAAAAAATCgacacatcctgtctagaataaTAGACTGTGTAAAATTTTGTGGCGCATTTGAGCTGGCTTTGCGTGGCCACAATGAGAGCGAGAGCTCAGATAACCCCGGGATATTCCGTGGCTTGGTCGACTTTGTTGCTTCTCTTGATGGAGTTTTGAAAGAGCACCTCGAGAATGCCTCTGTGTTTAAGGGAACTTCGAAAACCGTGCAGAACGAGCTGTTGGactgtatgttgtctgttatgagggaacacataatccaagaagcacaaaacagcgattttctatcaatccaggccgacgagaccaccgatattgccacacagtgccaacttgtgcttgtgctgcgctacattgatggcaaaagcaacgtacaggagaggttttttgcttttattcatctgcattcaactacagctgattccatcgctacagcactaaaagagcatcttactgtcatccttccagaggatcagaagagtaaactcatctcccaagcgtatgatggagccagcgtgatgagaggtgccactgcaggtgttcaaaggaagattcaagatgtgtacccaaatgcccattacatccactgctatgctcatcagctcaatctaataatgcaaaaggccacttctcacatacccaaagttagaatttttttttctaaccttggaggatttgccagctttttttcaagatcacccaagcgcacagatgttcttgataaagtagttgcccatagactaccaacatcaagcagtgttagatggaacttccacagccgtgccatcaatacagtgtttgagcacagagagggcctcattcgctgttttgaaactattcgagactcaggtgactttgaccctgttaccaccagagaggcaggaggctttgccatgctgctggaggatcaggattttaatttttttctgcaacttttccacaacatcatgccacacgtggacatcctctatgccaaactccagaagaaggacatagattcagtccacattaaggggagcatccagcagttccagcaggacatacagaagatcaggtagcagctgtattccttcttttgaatttgttatcattattattgttattagtcatacattttcttaatcctTTGCAGAAATTCTCTCCATTCTCTGGTTAACCAAAGCAGTGAAGGAGCTTCTCAACCAAAGAGGCGGCGGTTGCTTAGTCCAGACGTCCATGAACGGATTGCAACAGAGGTAAGTTTATTGTAGTCCTTGTTACTCTGCAGTTTTTCATAGAAAAGCTATCAAAGGAAGCtatcaaaaagaaagtaaatattaacaacaagttaaacggcatggtttcatttaccctctttgggtactaaatgtgttctcatgtctttgagtttataatttttttgcttaaatattgtagcaaagagtagatcctttgatattgggctttattaaactttatgaaactatactacatttatttgcaatgcatattttactacaagtcaatctatttaaccattttcatagtctttaaatagtgatcta encodes the following:
- the LOC130565898 gene encoding zinc finger MYM-type protein 1-like gives rise to the protein MIRIPITIAEQLDEGYRIGIRRHNEEVTKNRHILSRIIDCVKFCGAFELALRGHNESESSDNPGIFRGLVDFVASLDGVLKEHLENASVFKGTSKTVQNELLDCMLSVMREHIIQEAQNSDFLSIQADETTDIATQCQLVLVLRYIDGKSNVQERFFAFIHLHSTTADSIATALKEHLTVILPEDQKSKLISQAYDGASVMRGATAGVQRKIQDVYPNAHYIHCYAHQLNLIMQKATSHIPKVRIFFSNLGGFASFFSRSPKRTDVLDKVVAHRLPTSSSVRWNFHSRAINTVFEHREGLIRCFETIRDSGDFDPVTTREAGGFAMLLEDQDFNFFLQLFHNIMPHVDILYAKLQKKDIDSVHIKGSIQQFQQDIQKIRNSLHSLVNQSSEGASQPKRRRLLSPDVHERIATEVCDTILQHTMERFCFTSHLVSATLLQADRFEQYTVAFPEDALSRTLKAYPVLNGSKLKTELSLIYYKEEFRTCCGAVDLLQLFKENNLEEVFSETVTLLKILITTPMTTAEAERCFSTLKRVKTFLRNSMTQERLNALAMLSMEKRMVTEIIDFNQKVIEKFASQKERRAKFIFK